In Bacteroidales bacterium, the sequence TACATTTTCAAAAATACAGGGCGAATGATCAATAGTTTCATTGTTTATTCCCCAGGTTCATCCAACGGCCCTGTTTGTCGGTATTTTTTATCTGTACTATTTCGGTTTATCCTAATATAATCCTTTATTTACTGCATAAAATGAATACGCGTATAATTTAACATAGAATCTCTTATATACAGGTTCCATTTTGATTCAATTGTTGTGATTTGTTCACTTCCGGGTGCGCACAGCGACCGTCAGTCCCATTACTTACCTCTACCTTTTTTCCTCTATCAACTTCACCGAATTGACTGGCAGTTTCTTATGTAGTTTTCGAAAGATAAGAAAAAATTTAATACCTGATTTTGGTATGCCTGAAAAAATGGCTAGATTTAAAAATTACTCATCCCTTAAAACTGCACCTTGATTAACTATTACAATGAATATAGAATTAATTAGAAAATTATCCAACAAGCCTCAGTTGTATGAAAAAGGGACCGCTGTTATGTGGACAGACCCTTATATTTCCAAACAATTGTTAGAAATGCATCTGAACCCGGATAATGATGCAGCAAGCCGAAATCATGGAAAAATTGAGAATACTGTAAATTGGATGTTAGAAAGGACTGGCAAACCCGGATTGAAAGTCCTTGACATGGGTTGTGGCCCCGGCCTTTATACAGAACTGTTTGCACAAAGAGGACATTCGGTGACCGGTGTCGATTTTTCAGAGAATTCAATTCAATATGCCATAGAACAAGCAAAAGAAAAGAAACTCAATATCAAATATTTTCATATGAACTACCTCGATCTGGACTTTGATAACCAGTTCGATCTGATCATCCTGATCTATCTCGATTTTTGTGTTTTATTACCTGATGAAAGGGATAAAGTATTGAGAAATATTTACAGGGCATTGAAAAAGGGCGGATTTTTTATCTGTGATGTGGTGAATGAAAAGAACATTGATAAAAAAACTATTTCACCTTCCTGGGAAATCCAGGAATCCGGATTCTGGAAGAATTCACCATACATTGCCCTCACAAACGGCTACCACTACCCGGAAGCAAAAGTGCTGGCCAATCATCATATAGTAATCACTGAAAAGACGGTGGATACGTATGTTTTCTGGAGCCACTATTTTGAAAAACATGATTTGGTACAAATCCTGGAATCGAAAGGTTTTAAAAATATCGAAGCATACGAAAATGTATTACCCGAAAGCAATGATTGCTGGAACGGCGAAAATGTGACGTTTTTTGTGGCAGCGAAATAGTGAATGCCGGATTACGGCATGACTGAGCCTGTCGAAGTCATGCCTGCTTCTTTACTTATCCCGGTGGCTGAGCTTGCCGAAGCCGAAAACACTGAACACCGATTTAGGATTTAAGTAGGTTGACCGGATGCCGGATGCTGGATACCTCCGATATGTGTTTGCTATAGGATAATCAAAGTCGAATCATTCTTTCGTGGTTTTGAAAATTGCCTTTTCATTCTCCGATCGGATTACTACCAGGTATATCCCGGGCAGGACGCAAATATTCATGTCAAGCAGCCGGGAATCGGAAAAATGCCTCTGTTGAATAACCCGACCATCCAATTCTGTAACGGCAACATCGAGTGCCTGGTATGTTCTTCCAAGGTCGATTTTGAAAGTTCCGGAATGGGGATTCGGATAAAGGACCACACTGTTCCGGAATGTGTTGCTGATACGGGTGGGGTTTGAAAATGCATGGCAGGCGGAGGTATCAACACAACCGAATTGCCTTATGATTACAGCATAACATCCGCTTTCAGCCGGTGTATATGTCCGGTCAACGGCTCCCTCAATAACCGTATTCGGATCATTGCAACGGATCCATTGATAACTTGCTTCGGTTGCATGGGCTGTCAGAACGTTCTGACCAATCGTCACAGCTGTGTCAACAGGGCCGATTGTCAGATCCACCGTCAGAATTGTATCCATGCCGGTAAGATTCAAGATGGTATCGGCATATATTCCTGACTGGGTCCATATATACCTGCCGCTGGGCGAA encodes:
- a CDS encoding class I SAM-dependent methyltransferase; the encoded protein is MNIELIRKLSNKPQLYEKGTAVMWTDPYISKQLLEMHLNPDNDAASRNHGKIENTVNWMLERTGKPGLKVLDMGCGPGLYTELFAQRGHSVTGVDFSENSIQYAIEQAKEKKLNIKYFHMNYLDLDFDNQFDLIILIYLDFCVLLPDERDKVLRNIYRALKKGGFFICDVVNEKNIDKKTISPSWEIQESGFWKNSPYIALTNGYHYPEAKVLANHHIVITEKTVDTYVFWSHYFEKHDLVQILESKGFKNIEAYENVLPESNDCWNGENVTFFVAAK